In Sphaeramia orbicularis chromosome 5, fSphaOr1.1, whole genome shotgun sequence, a genomic segment contains:
- the LOC115418887 gene encoding transcription factor HES-2-like yields the protein MKPAQIRLSLHRPPQHTHPTMAPTITAAMTNSEEHLTLTHKLRKPLVEKLRRERINSSIEQLKSLLGPEFLQQQPDSKMEKADILEMTVCFLRRLQQQQKKLACFRSTNDMKTPPQLSHLGDLHPSSDKTLTEADLCLLSSSAQTTFPPVSSALWRPWSTPTDAADICQTN from the exons ATGAAGCCAGCACAGATCAGATTGTCTCTACACAGACCTCCACAGCACACACATCCAACCATGGCTCCAACAATCACTGCAGCAATGACCAACTCTGAGGAACATCTGACTCTGACACACAAG CTGAGAAAGCCTCTGGTTGAGAAGCTCCGCAGAGAGCGAATCAACAGCAGCATCGAGCAGCTCAAGTCTCTCCTGGGTCCAGAGTTCCTCCAACAGCAGCCAGACTCCAAGATGGAGAAAGCAGACATCCTGGAGATGACAGTGTGTTTTCTGAGACgactgcagcagcagcagaagaagctcGCATGCTTCAGGTCTACGAATGACATGAAGACACCACCACAGCTGAGTCACCTCGGTGATCTCCACCCTTCCTCTGATAAAACCCTGACAGAAGCTGACTTGTGTCTCCTGAGCTCCTCAGCCCAGACCACCTTCCCTCCAGTCAGCAGCGCCCTCTGGAGGCCGTGGTCGACACCTACAGACGCCGCAGATATCTGCCAGACAAACTGA
- the LOC115418886 gene encoding transcription factor HES-5-like — protein MKPAQIRLSLHRPPQHTHPTMAPTITAAMTNSEEHLTLTHKLRKPLVEKLRRERINSSIEQLKSLLGPEFLQQQPDSKMEKADILEMTVCFLRRPQQQHHVVDSAAVDQIHSTCVQEMVNFPSAEELKTPSQLNHCNNRQFSSDKILTDPDFYVHTSITKDKSPVNSAPWRPW, from the exons ATGAAGCCAGCACAGATCAGATTGTCTCTACACAGACCTCCACAGCACACACATCCAACCATGGCACCGACAATCACTGCAGCAATGACCAACTCTGAGGAGCATCTGACTCTGACACACAAG CTGAGAAAGCCTCTGGTTGAGAAGCTCCGCAGAGAGCGAATCAACAGCAGCATCGAGCAGCTCAAGTCTCTCCTGGGTCCAGAGTTCCTGCAACAGCAGCCAGACTCCAAGATGGAGAAAGCAGACATCCTGGAGATGACAGTGTGTTTTCTGAGACGACCGCAGCAGCAGCATCACGTTGTGGACTCAGCAGCTGTTGATCAGATCCACTCCACATGTGTCCAGGAGATGGTGAACTTTCCTTCTGCAGAGGAGCTGAAGACACCGTCACAGCTGAACCACTGCAACAACAGGCAGTTTTCCTCAGATAAAATCCTAACAGATCCAGACTTCTATGTCCACACCAGCATCACCAAAGACAAGAGTCCAGTgaacagcgccccctggaggccgtggTAG
- the LOC115418885 gene encoding transcription factor HES-5-like, which produces MKPAQIRLSLHRPPQHTHPTMAPTITAAMTNSEEHLTLTHKLRKPLVEKLRRERINSSIEQLKSLLGPEFLQQQPDSKMEKADILEMTVCFLRRLQQQHHVVDSAAVDQGYSRCAQKVVNFLSKEEVQTQSQRRLKNHFNKLQSSSDKKEEDFCLQSTVQTSITKDKSPVSSAPWRPW; this is translated from the exons ATGAAGCCAGCACAGATCAGATTGTCTCTACACAGACCTCCACAGCACACACATCCAACCATGGCACCGACAATCACTGCAGCAATGACCAACTCTGAGGAGCATCTGACTCTGACACACAAG CTGAGAAAGCCTCTGGTTGAGAAGCTCCGCAGAGAGCGAATCAACAGCAGCATCGAGCAGCTCAAGTCTCTCCTGGGTCCAGAGTTCCTCCAACAGCAGCCAGACTCCAAGATGGAGAAAGCAGACATCCTGGAGATGACAGTGTGTTTTCTGAGACGactgcagcagcagcatcacgTTGTGGACTCAGCAGCTGTTGATCAGGGCTACTCTAGATGTGCCCAGAAGGTGGTGAACTTCCTGTCCAAGGAGGAGGTGCAGACCCAGTCCCAGAGAAGACTGAAGAACCACTTCAACAAGCTGCAGTCTTCATCTGATAAGAAAGAGGAGGACTTCTGTCTCCAGTCCACAGTCCAGACCAGCATCACCAAAGACAAGAGTCCAGTcagcagcgccccctggaggccgtggTAG
- the LOC115419965 gene encoding transcription factor HES-5-like, with product MKPAQIRLSLHRPPQHTHPTMAPTITAAMTNSEEHLTLTHKLRKPLVEKLRRERINSSIEQLKSLLGPEFLQQQPDSKMEKADILEMTVCFLRRPQQQHHVVDSAAVDQIHSTCVQEMVNFPSAEELKTPSQLNHCNNRQFSSDKILTDPDFYVHASITKDKSPVNSAPWRPW from the exons ATGAAGCCAGCACAGATCAGATTGTCTCTACACAGACCTCCACAGCACACACATCCAACCATGGCACCGACAATCACTGCAGCAATGACCAACTCTGAGGAACATCTGACTCTGACACACAAG CTGAGAAAGCCTCTGGTTGAGAAGCTCCGCAGAGAGCGAATCAACAGCAGCATCGAGCAGCTCAAGTCTCTCCTGGGTCCAGAGTTCCTGCAACAGCAGCCAGACTCCAAGATGGAGAAAGCAGACATCCTGGAGATGACAGTGTGTTTTCTGAGACGACCGCAGCAGCAGCATCACGTTGTGGACTCAGCAGCTGTTGATCAGATCCACTCCACATGTGTCCAGGAGATGGTGAACTTTCCTTCTGCAGAGGAGCTGAAGACACCGTCACAGCTGAACCACTGCAACAACAGGCAGTTTTCCTCAGATAAAATCCTAACAGATCCAGACTTCTATGTCCACGCCAGCATCACCAAAGACAAGAGTCCAGTgaacagcgccccctggaggccgtggTAG